GCGCCTCCTCCAGCTGAACGCCGAGCTGGAGGAGACCAACGCCGGCGTGCTCGCGCTGTACAACCAGCTGTCCGAGGAGCTGGAGGAGACCAACCGCGGCGTGGTGGCCCTGTACGCCGAGCTGGACGAGAAGTCGGCGCAGCTGCGGGAGGCCAGCGAGGCCAGGAACCGTTTCTGGGCGACCATCAGCCATGAGCTGCGCACCCCGCTCAACTCGGTGATCGGCCTTGTGCGGCTGCTGCTCGGCCCGGGTGGCGATTCCCTCACCGAGGAACAGCAGCTGCAGATCGAGCTGATCGGTTCCTCGGCGCAGACCCTGCTGGCCCTGGTCAGCGAGCTGCTCGACATGGCCAAGGCCGAGTCGGGCCGGATCACCCCCACCTGGTCGCAGGTCGACCTGACGGACATGGCCGAGCGGCTGCGCATGACGCTGCGTCCCACCAGCGGCGCCGACACGGTGCGGCTGGTGGTGGACGTGTCAGGGGGGCCCCGCGTACTGGTGACCGACGAGGTGCTGCTGACCCGCATCCTGCGCAACCTGCTGTCCAACGCGCTGAAGTTCACCGAGGCGGGTGAGGTGAGCATGTCGGCGCGGCTGGACGGCGACGACATCGTCTTCGTGGTCGCCGACACCGGCATCGGCATCCCGCGCGAGTACCAGCAGCGGGTGTTCGAGGAGTTCTACCAGGTCCCCGGCACCGCCGCGCTGAACGGCCGCGGCACCGGGCTCGGTCTGCCGTACGCGCGGCGACTGACCGAGGCGCTTGGCGG
The window above is part of the Sphaerisporangium rubeum genome. Proteins encoded here:
- a CDS encoding sensor histidine kinase — its product is MAGELLTTVVHDDRDVFTVRQIGREVAEAVGLDDLDRIRVGTALSEVGRELVAGSRDAHIAFRVESAVLIVEITYTAGRQSIPPAGVMLASRLMDDVRHDTGVRTITMTKRIANGRAPGDEVLGELRARMTDSAPTGVLDELRQQNRELAAALDDAQAQRERLLQLNAELEETNAGVLALYNQLSEELEETNRGVVALYAELDEKSAQLREASEARNRFWATISHELRTPLNSVIGLVRLLLGPGGDSLTEEQQLQIELIGSSAQTLLALVSELLDMAKAESGRITPTWSQVDLTDMAERLRMTLRPTSGADTVRLVVDVSGGPRVLVTDEVLLTRILRNLLSNALKFTEAGEVSMSARLDGDDIVFVVADTGIGIPREYQQRVFEEFYQVPGTAALNGRGTGLGLPYARRLTEALGGTLHLSSTPGSGTSVTVRLPLVSDAPGDGIPGTSAGTSGPGEPDTPGEG